In Marinobacter salsuginis, one DNA window encodes the following:
- a CDS encoding secondary thiamine-phosphate synthase enzyme YjbQ translates to MIWDQSLIELAPLPRGFHLVTNEIVAQAPDMTNCEVGLLHLFIQHTSASLAVNENADPDVRGDLERHFNVMVPENAPHYEHVMEGPDDMPAHIKSILIGPSLTLPVSHGHLALGTWQGLYLCEHRDRAGSRRIVATLQGRW, encoded by the coding sequence ATGATCTGGGATCAGTCGTTGATCGAATTGGCGCCTCTGCCCAGGGGCTTTCATCTGGTAACCAATGAAATCGTGGCCCAGGCGCCGGATATGACCAACTGCGAGGTTGGGCTACTGCACCTTTTCATCCAGCACACGTCGGCCTCCCTGGCGGTGAATGAAAATGCGGACCCGGATGTACGAGGCGATCTGGAGCGCCATTTCAATGTCATGGTTCCGGAGAATGCGCCGCATTATGAGCATGTGATGGAAGGGCCGGACGATATGCCGGCCCATATCAAAAGCATACTGATCGGTCCCTCCCTGACCCTGCCGGTCAGTCATGGTCATCTGGCCCTGGGAACCTGGCAGGGGCTTTACCTCTGCGAGCACCGGGACCGGGCCGGAAGCCGGCGTATCGTGGCAACCTTGCAGGGACGCTGGTAA
- the prfA gene encoding peptide chain release factor 1, with product MKPSIQSRLEQLTDRFEEVSALLSDSSIISQQDKFRDLSREFAEIEPIVQCFQAWQQSLDDIEAARELAKDGDADMREMAEEELQLAEQKSEELDEELQRLMLPKDPNDGKNVFLEIRAGTGGDEAAIFAGDLFRMYLRYAERRRWQVEVLSESEGEHGGYKELIARVAGDGVYGALKFESGAHRVQRVPETESQGRIHTSACTVAVMPEADEAEAIELNKADLRVDTFRASGAGGQHVNKTDSAIRITHLPTGIVVECQEERSQHKNRAKALSLLASRLQNAETERQQKSMAETRKSLVGSGDRSERIRTYNFPQGRVTDHRINLTLYKLDEVIAGDLDAVVVPLQQEHQAELLASLADDQ from the coding sequence ATGAAGCCATCGATCCAATCCCGCCTCGAGCAGCTCACCGACCGCTTCGAGGAAGTCAGCGCATTGCTCAGTGACTCTTCCATTATTTCCCAGCAGGACAAGTTCCGGGACCTTTCCCGGGAGTTCGCCGAGATTGAACCCATCGTTCAGTGCTTTCAGGCCTGGCAGCAATCGCTCGATGACATCGAGGCCGCCCGTGAGCTGGCGAAAGATGGCGACGCCGATATGCGGGAAATGGCCGAGGAAGAGCTGCAACTGGCCGAGCAGAAAAGCGAGGAGCTGGATGAAGAGCTCCAGCGCCTGATGCTGCCCAAAGACCCGAATGACGGCAAGAACGTTTTCCTGGAGATCCGTGCAGGCACCGGCGGTGATGAAGCCGCTATCTTTGCCGGCGATCTGTTCAGGATGTATCTGCGCTATGCCGAGCGGCGGCGCTGGCAGGTCGAAGTGCTGAGCGAGAGCGAAGGTGAGCACGGGGGCTACAAGGAGCTGATTGCCCGTGTGGCTGGCGATGGGGTGTACGGTGCCCTGAAGTTCGAGTCCGGGGCCCACCGGGTGCAACGTGTACCGGAAACCGAATCACAGGGGCGTATTCACACCTCCGCCTGTACCGTGGCGGTGATGCCGGAGGCCGATGAAGCCGAAGCCATTGAACTGAACAAGGCAGACCTGCGGGTGGACACCTTCCGTGCGTCCGGTGCCGGCGGTCAGCACGTCAACAAGACTGACTCTGCAATCCGGATAACGCACCTGCCAACGGGCATTGTGGTGGAGTGCCAGGAAGAGCGGTCGCAGCACAAGAACCGGGCGAAAGCTCTGAGCCTGCTGGCCTCGCGTCTGCAGAACGCCGAGACTGAGCGGCAGCAGAAGTCCATGGCCGAAACTCGCAAGAGCCTGGTGGGCAGTGGCGACCGGTCTGAGCGCATCCGCACCTACAATTTTCCCCAGGGGCGGGTCACGGATCACCGTATAAATCTGACCCTATACAAACTCGACGAAGTTATTGCCGGCGATCTGGACGCTGTGGTGGTGCCCTTGCAGCAGGAGCATCAGGCCGAGTTGCTTGCCTCCCTTGCCGATGACCAGTAA
- the rimK gene encoding 30S ribosomal protein S6--L-glutamate ligase, which produces MKIAVLSRNRHLYSTRRLVEEGINRGHEVKVIDCLHCSMNITSANPQIHYHEEVLEDFDVVIPRIGASVTFYGTAVLRQFEMMGVFPVNESVAISRSRDKLRSLQLLARKGVGMPITGFANKPDNVPELLQMVGGAPVVIKLLQGTQGIGVVLAETRKAAESVIEAFMGLKADILVQEFIKEAGGADIRCFVIGDKVIAAMKRQGAEGEFRSNLHRGGTASLIRITPQERSTAIKAAKAMGLNVAGVDLLRSSRGPLVMEVNSSPGLEGIENATGKNVAGMIINWTEKNQKPWKTGTKGGRG; this is translated from the coding sequence ATGAAAATTGCGGTACTGTCGCGAAATCGTCACCTCTACTCGACCCGTCGTCTGGTGGAGGAGGGCATCAATCGTGGCCATGAGGTGAAGGTCATCGACTGCCTTCACTGTTCGATGAATATCACCTCTGCCAATCCCCAGATCCACTATCACGAGGAGGTTCTGGAGGATTTTGACGTGGTGATCCCCCGTATCGGTGCATCGGTGACCTTCTACGGCACGGCGGTATTGCGCCAGTTCGAGATGATGGGCGTGTTCCCGGTGAATGAATCCGTGGCCATCAGCCGGTCCCGGGACAAGCTGCGCTCGCTGCAACTGCTGGCCCGGAAGGGTGTGGGTATGCCGATTACCGGTTTCGCGAACAAGCCGGACAACGTTCCTGAGTTGCTACAGATGGTGGGCGGGGCGCCGGTGGTGATCAAGCTGTTGCAAGGCACCCAGGGCATCGGTGTGGTGCTTGCAGAAACCCGCAAGGCTGCGGAAAGTGTGATCGAGGCTTTCATGGGCCTGAAGGCGGATATCCTGGTGCAGGAATTCATCAAGGAAGCGGGCGGCGCTGATATCCGGTGCTTCGTAATTGGCGACAAAGTGATTGCCGCCATGAAACGTCAGGGGGCTGAGGGCGAGTTCAGGTCCAATCTTCACCGGGGAGGCACCGCTTCACTCATTCGCATTACCCCGCAGGAACGTAGTACTGCGATCAAAGCCGCCAAAGCCATGGGGCTGAACGTTGCCGGTGTGGACCTTCTGCGCTCCAGCAGGGGGCCGCTGGTAATGGAGGTGAACTCATCGCCGGGACTGGAAGGTATCGAGAATGCTACCGGCAAGAACGTGGCGGGCATGATCATCAACTGGACCGAGAAAAATCAGAAGCCCTGGAAAACGGGCACCAAGGGCGGGAGAGGCTGA
- the hemA gene encoding glutamyl-tRNA reductase encodes MALVTLGINHRTAPVELRERVAFTPERMAEAFAELRATSGASEAAILSTCNRTELYLAGDDDCAPMVLRWMAGFHGLDAAELEDALYVHRDGDAVRHMMRVAAGLDSMVLGEPQILGQLKDAYTLAREHGASGSFLSRLFEHTFSVAKRVRTQTAIGENPVSVAYAAVSMAHHIFADMSRNKALLIGAGKTIELVARHLADAGVKDFLVANRTLERAQALAESRGGKGIVLSEIPEHLADVDIIISSTASPLPILGKGAVERALKKRKHRPYFMVDIAVPRDIEPEVASLDDVYLYTVDDLRQVIEENIRSREGAAREAENLVASGVQDFLNQLRALDAVSTLKQFRQRAELLRDAETEKALRALRNGTDPETVLRSMARGLTNKLLHEPSVQVRKATTEGRTEVTEWLRELHQLDALDADTTTTPEKL; translated from the coding sequence ATGGCACTGGTAACGCTGGGAATCAATCATCGCACGGCCCCCGTTGAATTACGGGAGCGAGTTGCGTTTACGCCTGAGCGTATGGCGGAGGCCTTTGCCGAGCTAAGGGCAACCTCTGGCGCCTCCGAGGCAGCGATCCTGTCCACCTGTAACCGGACCGAGCTATATCTTGCCGGCGATGACGACTGCGCACCCATGGTGTTGCGCTGGATGGCAGGGTTCCACGGCCTGGATGCCGCAGAGCTGGAAGATGCGTTGTATGTGCACCGGGATGGTGATGCCGTCAGGCACATGATGCGCGTGGCCGCTGGCCTGGACTCCATGGTGCTGGGCGAGCCGCAGATTCTCGGTCAGTTGAAGGATGCCTACACCCTGGCCCGGGAGCACGGCGCCAGTGGCTCGTTCCTGTCCCGGCTGTTTGAACACACGTTCTCGGTCGCCAAGCGCGTGCGGACCCAGACTGCTATTGGCGAGAATCCGGTCTCCGTTGCTTATGCAGCGGTGAGCATGGCGCACCATATTTTTGCCGATATGTCCCGTAACAAGGCTCTGCTGATTGGTGCCGGCAAAACCATTGAACTGGTAGCCCGGCATCTTGCAGATGCAGGCGTGAAAGATTTCCTGGTGGCCAATCGTACTCTTGAGCGGGCGCAGGCACTGGCCGAATCCCGTGGCGGCAAGGGGATCGTGTTGTCCGAGATCCCCGAGCACCTGGCGGATGTTGATATCATTATTTCCTCCACCGCCAGTCCACTGCCGATTCTGGGTAAAGGCGCCGTTGAACGGGCACTGAAGAAGCGCAAGCATCGTCCCTATTTTATGGTGGATATTGCCGTGCCCCGGGATATCGAGCCGGAAGTCGCCTCACTGGACGACGTCTATTTATACACGGTTGACGACCTGCGCCAAGTTATTGAAGAAAATATACGATCTCGCGAGGGCGCGGCCCGGGAAGCGGAGAACCTGGTGGCGTCCGGGGTGCAGGATTTCCTGAACCAGTTGCGGGCGCTGGATGCGGTGTCCACCCTCAAACAGTTCCGTCAGCGGGCCGAATTGCTGCGCGATGCCGAGACCGAAAAAGCCCTGCGCGCCCTGCGTAACGGCACAGATCCCGAAACCGTGCTGCGCAGTATGGCGCGCGGCCTCACCAACAAGCTCCTGCATGAACCCTCTGTGCAGGTTCGAAAGGCCACTACAGAAGGTCGCACCGAGGTGACAGAGTGGCTGCGTGAGTTGCACCAGCTGGATGCACTGGACGCGGACACGACGACTACCCCGGAAAAACTATGA
- a CDS encoding ATP-dependent zinc protease, giving the protein MSTKTAEVIKTIPPTPAENKMSLGWREWVALPDLDISRIKAKIDTGARTSCLHTFRTEPYTENGERRVRFWVHPVQNDLHQVVECDAKVLDERNVSDSGGHKEMRLVIETTLLIGGQQWPIEMTLTNRDSMRFRMLLGRTAMSGRSVIYPEASYLAGEPALRTEK; this is encoded by the coding sequence ATGTCGACAAAGACAGCTGAAGTTATCAAAACCATCCCGCCAACCCCAGCCGAGAACAAGATGAGTCTTGGCTGGCGTGAATGGGTGGCGTTGCCGGATCTGGATATCAGCCGTATCAAGGCGAAAATCGACACGGGAGCTCGAACTTCCTGCCTCCACACATTCCGGACCGAGCCCTACACAGAAAATGGTGAACGTCGCGTACGCTTCTGGGTGCATCCGGTGCAAAACGATTTGCATCAGGTTGTCGAGTGCGATGCCAAGGTACTGGACGAGCGGAACGTTTCCGACTCCGGTGGCCATAAGGAAATGCGCCTGGTTATCGAAACCACGCTGCTGATTGGCGGCCAGCAATGGCCCATTGAAATGACGTTGACCAACCGGGATTCCATGCGGTTCCGGATGTTGTTGGGCCGCACTGCCATGTCAGGGCGCTCAGTGATCTATCCCGAAGCTTCCTATCTTGCCGGCGAACCGGCCCTAAGGACTGAAAAATGA
- the prmC gene encoding peptide chain release factor N(5)-glutamine methyltransferase — protein sequence MTSKSSLTCEALLRDALARINSDSPRLDAELLLSHVTGLSRTSFRTWPEREIPNAHAEAFEALVQERVTGRPVAHLLGQQEFWSLPLKVSASTLIPRPDTECLVEVALGLPLPRQARVLDLGTGTGAIALALASEHPEWQITACDAVAEAVELARENTDALGLAVSVVQSSWFSELEAGRFDLIVSNPPYIPTSDHHLTEGDVRFEPASALVSGSDGLDDLRLIVDQAPDWLVEDGWLLVEHGFDQAKAVAELFHARGFKDVETHQDYGNRDRMTLGQWSSGATVPDPALKRGEVDAQ from the coding sequence ATGACCAGTAAATCCTCACTGACCTGCGAAGCCCTTTTGCGAGATGCCTTGGCAAGAATTAACAGTGATTCGCCGAGGCTGGATGCCGAGCTTCTTCTCAGCCACGTAACCGGACTGAGTCGGACCAGTTTCCGGACCTGGCCTGAACGGGAGATTCCCAATGCTCACGCCGAGGCCTTTGAAGCGCTTGTGCAGGAGCGGGTGACCGGCCGACCCGTGGCACACCTCTTGGGGCAGCAGGAATTCTGGTCGCTTCCGCTGAAAGTCAGTGCCTCAACTCTGATCCCGAGGCCCGATACCGAATGCCTGGTGGAAGTTGCTCTGGGTTTGCCGTTGCCCCGGCAGGCCCGAGTACTGGATCTGGGGACGGGAACCGGTGCCATCGCCCTGGCGCTCGCCAGCGAGCATCCGGAGTGGCAGATCACTGCCTGCGATGCGGTGGCTGAGGCCGTTGAGCTTGCCCGTGAAAACACCGACGCGCTGGGTCTGGCAGTTTCCGTGGTTCAGAGCTCCTGGTTTTCCGAGCTTGAAGCTGGCCGGTTTGATCTGATTGTTTCCAATCCGCCCTATATTCCGACTAGCGATCATCATCTGACGGAAGGTGATGTCAGATTCGAGCCTGCCTCGGCCCTGGTTTCCGGCAGCGATGGCCTGGATGACCTCCGGCTCATTGTTGATCAGGCGCCAGACTGGCTGGTTGAAGACGGATGGCTTCTGGTGGAGCATGGTTTTGACCAGGCGAAGGCCGTCGCAGAGTTGTTCCATGCCCGCGGGTTTAAAGATGTTGAAACCCACCAGGATTATGGCAACCGGGACCGGATGACGCTTGGGCAATGGAGCTCTGGCGCTACGGTTCCTGATCCGGCATTAAAGAGGGGAGAGGTAGATGCTCAGTGA
- a CDS encoding succinylglutamate desuccinylase/aspartoacylase family protein has protein sequence MARAPFEIAGTEIKAGTRQTVEVPVAKLYTHTPLHIPVEVVHGRRNGPVLMVCGAIHGDEINGVEIVRRVLTNSALRHLRGTLVAVPIVNIFGFVQRTRYLPDRRDLNRCFPGSETGSLGGRIAYLLRTQIMERVTHIIDLHTGAIHRFNLPQIRAELKNSETVRMAEAFGAPIIINSGLREGSLRAYADSQDIPVITFEGGEALRFDDVVIGSGVKGVIRVMRELEMIPAKKGPRAPRKRSETAANSQWVRADIDGIMRPVARLGQKVRKGQRLAMVADPFGESETAVVSPCSGIVICVNNLPLVNEGEAIYHVARFDELSEAEKAMDYFRSSYEGDVGDDVVPVHPWDDRQK, from the coding sequence ATGGCCCGAGCGCCCTTTGAAATTGCAGGCACCGAGATTAAGGCCGGGACCCGTCAAACCGTGGAAGTGCCGGTGGCTAAGCTCTATACCCACACTCCCCTACATATTCCGGTGGAAGTGGTGCACGGCCGCCGGAACGGTCCGGTACTGATGGTGTGCGGCGCAATTCATGGCGATGAGATCAATGGCGTCGAAATCGTCCGCCGGGTGCTTACCAATTCGGCACTGAGGCATCTTCGCGGTACCCTGGTTGCGGTGCCAATCGTCAATATTTTTGGATTCGTGCAACGCACCCGTTACCTGCCAGACCGGAGGGATCTGAACCGCTGTTTCCCTGGCAGCGAGACCGGGTCTCTGGGCGGGCGCATTGCCTATCTGCTGCGCACCCAGATCATGGAGCGGGTAACCCACATCATCGACTTACACACCGGAGCGATCCACCGGTTCAACCTGCCACAAATTCGTGCCGAGCTGAAGAACTCGGAAACTGTGCGGATGGCCGAGGCTTTTGGTGCACCGATCATTATCAATTCCGGGCTGCGCGAGGGCAGTCTTCGTGCGTACGCCGATTCACAGGATATTCCGGTGATCACCTTTGAGGGGGGCGAGGCGCTGCGCTTTGATGATGTCGTGATTGGCAGCGGTGTGAAAGGCGTGATCCGGGTCATGCGTGAGCTGGAAATGATTCCGGCGAAAAAAGGGCCCAGGGCACCGAGAAAACGGTCTGAAACCGCTGCCAACTCCCAATGGGTGCGGGCAGATATCGACGGCATCATGCGGCCGGTTGCCCGGTTGGGCCAGAAGGTGCGCAAAGGCCAGAGGCTGGCGATGGTGGCGGACCCCTTCGGCGAATCGGAAACCGCAGTGGTGTCGCCTTGCTCGGGTATCGTCATCTGCGTCAACAACCTGCCACTGGTGAACGAGGGCGAGGCCATTTATCACGTTGCCCGGTTTGACGAGCTGAGCGAGGCGGAAAAGGCCATGGATTATTTTCGTAGCAGCTACGAAGGCGATGTCGGTGATGACGTGGTTCCGGTGCACCCCTGGGATGATCGCCAGAAATAG
- the phrB gene encoding deoxyribodipyrimidine photo-lyase translates to MTQLVWFRNDLRVADNPALTAACESSEAARACFILTPDQWQEHDWSPARVQFVIAHANALAEELARLGIPLSFIYANRFDDSIEKLQSHCEEHKVTTLHFNEEYGVNERKRDKAVKYRFDELRIAVRKYRDQTVAPVGEILTQQDEPYSVFTPFSRRWRSWIDETHPGLFPVPKARGNAVSPEQIDTIPDAFQDAPEPLVATGESAAHDRLERFLDERGGAYKEKRDFPAIDGTSLISPYLANGVLSGRQCLIAGRQAQGAGGNQEGLGTWITEIAWRDFYINILYHYPRVSMHRAFKPETEALQWNTPGAKFEAWKTGNTGVPIVDAAMRQLNQTGWMHNRLRMVTAMYLTKNLFIDWRLGEAYFMSKLIDGFLASNNGGWQWSASTGTDAAPYFRVFNPVTQSERFDPNGDFIREWVPELARLDRKRIHDPGAKEGVIPKGYPRQIVDLKESRKEAIAKFQELKN, encoded by the coding sequence ATGACACAACTGGTCTGGTTCCGAAACGATCTCCGGGTTGCCGACAACCCGGCCCTCACCGCCGCCTGCGAGAGCAGCGAAGCAGCGCGAGCCTGTTTTATTCTCACCCCGGACCAATGGCAGGAACACGACTGGTCGCCCGCCCGGGTACAATTTGTCATCGCCCACGCCAATGCCCTGGCCGAAGAACTGGCCCGGCTCGGCATTCCCCTGTCCTTTATCTACGCCAACCGCTTCGACGACAGTATCGAGAAACTGCAGAGCCATTGTGAAGAACACAAGGTGACAACACTGCACTTCAACGAGGAGTATGGTGTCAACGAACGCAAACGCGACAAAGCCGTCAAATACCGATTTGACGAGCTCAGAATAGCCGTTCGCAAATACCGGGACCAGACGGTTGCGCCGGTAGGCGAAATCCTCACCCAACAGGACGAACCCTATTCAGTATTTACGCCCTTCTCCAGACGCTGGCGCAGCTGGATAGACGAGACCCATCCGGGCCTGTTCCCGGTCCCCAAAGCCAGGGGCAACGCAGTAAGCCCGGAACAGATAGACACCATACCGGATGCCTTTCAAGACGCCCCGGAACCCCTGGTGGCAACCGGTGAAAGTGCTGCCCACGACCGGCTCGAACGCTTCCTGGACGAACGCGGAGGCGCGTACAAGGAAAAACGGGACTTCCCGGCAATCGACGGCACCAGCCTGATATCCCCTTACCTCGCCAACGGCGTTCTCTCAGGCCGGCAGTGCCTGATAGCCGGCAGACAGGCACAGGGCGCGGGCGGCAACCAGGAAGGCCTGGGAACCTGGATCACCGAAATCGCCTGGCGGGATTTCTACATCAACATCCTGTATCACTACCCCCGGGTCAGCATGCACCGCGCCTTCAAACCGGAAACCGAAGCTCTGCAATGGAACACCCCGGGCGCCAAGTTCGAAGCCTGGAAAACCGGCAACACCGGCGTCCCCATCGTCGACGCCGCCATGCGCCAGCTCAACCAGACCGGCTGGATGCACAACCGCCTGCGCATGGTCACTGCCATGTACCTGACCAAGAACCTCTTCATCGACTGGCGCCTGGGCGAAGCCTACTTCATGTCAAAACTGATCGACGGCTTCCTGGCCTCCAATAACGGCGGCTGGCAATGGAGCGCCTCCACCGGCACCGACGCAGCGCCCTACTTCCGGGTTTTCAACCCGGTTACCCAGAGCGAGCGATTCGACCCCAATGGGGATTTCATCCGGGAGTGGGTACCAGAGCTAGCGAGACTGGATCGCAAACGGATTCACGATCCGGGGGCGAAAGAGGGCGTGATTCCGAAGGGATATCCGCGCCAGATCGTTGATCTGAAAGAAAGCAGGAAAGAAGCTATAGCGAAGTTTCAGGAATTGAAAAACTGA
- a CDS encoding molybdopterin-synthase adenylyltransferase MoeB, producing MLSDDELLRYSRQILMPRFDISGQEKLQSARVLVLGAGGLGCPVALYLGAAGVGTLTLVDDDNIELANLQRQIGFETAQLGESKAESLADRIRRINPLVSVNALNQRLEGEVLARRVAEATLVVDCTDNFNTRFALNRACVAAKVPLVSGAAIRGEGQVSVYDSRREDSPCYHCLYPEQGNEDLTCSEAGVIAPLVGMIGATQAMEAIKVISGVGTPLIGRLLILDAWEMQWREMKLARDPSCPVCSG from the coding sequence ATGCTCAGTGACGACGAATTATTGCGCTACAGCCGGCAAATCCTGATGCCACGGTTCGACATTTCCGGTCAGGAAAAGCTGCAGTCTGCCCGGGTTCTGGTGCTGGGTGCAGGTGGCCTGGGATGCCCCGTCGCTCTCTATCTCGGTGCCGCCGGCGTCGGGACGCTGACCCTGGTGGATGACGACAATATTGAACTGGCCAACCTCCAGCGGCAGATCGGTTTCGAAACCGCGCAGTTGGGGGAGTCAAAGGCGGAAAGCCTCGCCGACCGGATTCGGCGGATCAATCCTCTGGTATCCGTGAATGCCCTGAATCAGCGCCTTGAGGGCGAAGTTCTGGCGCGCAGGGTTGCAGAGGCGACCCTGGTGGTCGACTGCACGGATAACTTCAACACCCGCTTCGCTTTGAATCGTGCCTGCGTGGCGGCAAAAGTGCCGCTGGTGTCCGGTGCGGCCATCCGTGGTGAAGGCCAGGTTTCTGTTTACGACAGCCGGCGTGAGGACAGCCCCTGTTATCACTGTCTGTATCCGGAGCAGGGCAATGAGGATCTGACCTGTTCAGAGGCGGGGGTGATTGCGCCGCTGGTGGGAATGATCGGGGCGACCCAGGCCATGGAGGCGATCAAGGTGATTTCCGGGGTGGGGACGCCGTTGATCGGGCGGTTGCTGATTCTGGATGCGTGGGAGATGCAGTGGCGGGAGATGAAGTTGGCTCGGGATCCTTCCTGTCCGGTTTGTTCCGGTTGA
- a CDS encoding TAXI family TRAP transporter solute-binding subunit — protein sequence MKTQAVMAVAFASTFAVATPAAAQDRSDWPTNFTVGTASQGGTYFAYGSGWANFVAENLGVSGGAEITGGPVQNMALVHTGDLKFGLTTMGPARESMEGNSPLAPGMMMDNVCAMFPMYETPFSVTALSSSGITSIADIPDGATIGFGPAGSTSDTYFPRMMETLGVNFERRNGSWSDLGGQLQDGLIDVVAFAAGIPIPAVSQLEVQTDVNIIGMTDAEAETIINNFPVSEFIIPASTYQSLDAPSRVVSMWNFAMVNCDVSESFVYEITKLTMENNDKMVSIHKAARNSVPENYTKNNVLPWHPGAARWFNENGYPIEDSKIK from the coding sequence ATGAAAACCCAAGCCGTAATGGCGGTAGCATTCGCCTCCACCTTCGCCGTCGCAACCCCCGCAGCAGCCCAGGACCGTTCAGACTGGCCCACCAACTTCACCGTTGGTACTGCCAGCCAGGGTGGGACCTACTTTGCCTATGGTTCCGGTTGGGCCAACTTTGTGGCTGAAAACCTGGGCGTCTCCGGTGGCGCAGAAATCACCGGCGGTCCAGTGCAGAACATGGCGCTCGTGCATACCGGCGACCTCAAATTCGGCCTGACCACCATGGGTCCCGCCCGTGAGTCCATGGAGGGTAATAGCCCGCTGGCTCCGGGTATGATGATGGACAATGTCTGCGCCATGTTCCCGATGTACGAGACGCCGTTCTCGGTAACCGCGCTCTCCAGCTCCGGCATCACCTCCATTGCTGATATACCGGATGGCGCGACCATAGGCTTCGGACCGGCGGGTTCCACCTCCGATACCTACTTCCCGCGCATGATGGAAACCCTGGGTGTGAACTTTGAGCGCCGTAACGGCAGCTGGTCCGATCTGGGTGGTCAGCTCCAGGATGGCCTGATTGACGTGGTGGCTTTCGCGGCAGGTATCCCTATTCCGGCGGTCAGCCAGCTGGAAGTCCAGACTGATGTGAATATCATCGGTATGACCGATGCCGAGGCAGAAACCATCATCAATAACTTCCCGGTCTCCGAATTCATCATCCCTGCGTCCACCTACCAGTCCCTGGATGCACCTTCCCGCGTGGTGTCCATGTGGAACTTCGCGATGGTTAACTGTGATGTGTCCGAAAGCTTCGTGTATGAGATCACCAAGCTGACCATGGAGAACAATGACAAGATGGTTTCCATCCACAAGGCGGCCCGCAATTCGGTTCCCGAGAACTACACAAAGAACAACGTTCTGCCCTGGCACCCGGGCGCGGCACGTTGGTTTAACGAGAACGGTTACCCGATCGAAGACAGCAAGATCAAGTAA
- a CDS encoding mechanosensitive ion channel family protein, whose product MKVFTDIAWGQWISSAFLVVLGLFLGSLAARSVGRFMAQRTSRHHTVMVRRLVFYVIVLLFFVAALREAGFSLDVVLGAAGILTVAIGFASQTSASNMISGLFLLVEKPFEIGDFIEVDATIGEVVAIDMLSVKLRTPDNLYVRIPNETLIKTRVVNRSRFPIRRLDLTVGIAYAEDVERVESLLLDLAEKNPVCLEEPKPFTLVTAFGPSSVDLQFSYWVPKEKVLEGRSGMMVAIKKTLDREGIEIPFPHTSVYAGSHSEPFRVQLLGPEKITEKDLPDVDKDS is encoded by the coding sequence ATGAAGGTGTTTACCGACATCGCCTGGGGGCAGTGGATCAGTTCCGCTTTTCTTGTCGTGCTCGGGCTGTTTCTCGGTTCCCTGGCCGCCCGCAGCGTTGGCCGTTTCATGGCCCAGCGCACCTCCCGCCACCATACTGTCATGGTCCGGCGGCTGGTGTTCTATGTCATCGTTCTCTTGTTTTTCGTGGCGGCACTGCGGGAGGCCGGGTTCTCCCTGGATGTGGTGCTTGGAGCCGCCGGTATCCTGACCGTTGCCATCGGCTTTGCCTCCCAGACCTCCGCCTCGAACATGATCAGCGGCTTGTTTCTGCTGGTGGAAAAACCCTTCGAAATCGGTGACTTCATTGAGGTAGATGCCACCATCGGCGAGGTAGTCGCAATCGATATGCTCAGCGTGAAATTGCGCACTCCAGACAACCTGTACGTTCGGATTCCGAACGAAACCCTGATCAAAACCCGGGTTGTCAATCGTTCCCGGTTTCCAATCCGCCGGCTCGACCTGACCGTGGGAATTGCCTACGCTGAAGATGTAGAACGTGTAGAAAGCCTGCTGCTGGACCTTGCGGAAAAGAACCCGGTCTGTCTCGAAGAGCCCAAGCCGTTCACGCTGGTAACAGCGTTTGGCCCCTCCTCTGTGGATTTGCAGTTCTCGTATTGGGTGCCCAAGGAAAAGGTGCTTGAGGGGCGAAGCGGTATGATGGTTGCGATCAAGAAAACCCTGGATCGGGAAGGCATTGAAATTCCGTTCCCGCATACCAGCGTGTATGCGGGTAGCCATTCAGAGCCGTTCCGTGTTCAGCTGTTGGGGCCGGAAAAAATCACTGAAAAGGATCTCCCGGATGTCGACAAAGACAGCTGA